The nucleotide sequence GTTGCGTTTCGACCCAGCGGCCATTTTCCCAGTAGCGCCCGTTCGCGGTGATCTCGCGGATGTTGATCTCGGGGTTGAAGTTGGTGGCAAAGGCCTTGCCGTGGCTGCCGTTGTTGCAGTCCACGATGTCCAGGTAGTGGATCTCAGAGAAGTAGTGCTTGGCGTGGTAGGCGGTAAAGACGTTCGTCGCGCCGGGGTCAAAGCCGCAGCCCAGCAGAGCCATCAGACCTGCCTGCTCGAAGCGCTCGCGGTAGGCCCACTGCCAGGAATACTCGAACTTCGCCACGTCGCGCGGCTCATAGTTCGCGGTGTCGAGGTAGTGCACGCCCGTCTCCAGACAGGCGTCCATGATCGTGAGGTCCTGGTAGGGCAGCGCCACGTTGATGACGAGTTCGGGACCAAAAGAACGAATCAGCTCGACGAGTTCTGGGACGTTGTCGGCGTCCACCGCCGCCGTCGTGAACTTCGTCTTGCTCTGCGGAAAGTGCTCGCGGATTTCCTGCACGATCTTGTCACACTTGCTCACCGTACGGCTGGCAAGCAGCACCTCGGTGAAGACGCTGTCGTTTTGCGCGCACTTCTTTGCGACGACGTTGCCCACGCCGCCCGCACCGATAATCATGACCTTGCTCATCGCGGGCCAGTGTACCCGCTCCTGCGCCCTTCCGGTCATGCCCGTGCCGGTTTGCTAGCCTCTTTGGGGTATGAGGACCTTCCTGCTCATCCTGCTGGCCTTTGTGGCGGGCGTTCTGATGATGGTCGCCGCCTTTGCCTGGCAGGGCCGGGCGGCCCGCGGCTACGGGCAGGAGGCGGTGCAGGCAGCGACCCGCGCGGGGCTGACCAGCACAGAGACGCCCTGCTCTGAACTGCTCAAGCGTGAGCCGCCCAGCTTGGTCGAAGCCTGCGTGGTCAAGGTGGAGGGCACGCAGAAGGCCGCCACTGTGACGCTGGAGGGCGGGCGAACGTTTCGCGTCGGCCCCTAGCGAAAAGGCGGCTTGTCTCGACCCTGCCCCCGCTGGCGGCCCGGCGCACGCTAGCCTGCCCTCCATGACCGACGGCCTGCCCGAGCGTTTTGACGTCATCGTCCACCCCGTTTCCGCACTGTGGGGGGAAGTACGCGCGCAGCCCAGCAAGAACTACACGACCCGCTACCTTCTCGCGGCGGCTCTGGCGGAGGGTGAGACGCGGGTGGTGGGTGCGGCGACCAGCGAGGACGCCAGAGCCCTGCTGGACTGTCTGCGCGACTGGGGCGCGGAGGTGACGCGCGTGGGAGAAGACGCCGTGGTGCGCGGCTTTGGGGCGCGTCCCCGTGCGGGCGTGACCCTGAATCCCGGCAACGCGGGCGCGGTCGCGCGCTTCCTGATGGGTGTGGCGGCCCTGACAACCGACACCACCTTCGTCACCGACTATGCCGACTCGCTGGGGAAGCGGCCACAGGGCGACCTGCTGGAGGCGCTGGAACGCCTGGGCGCCCGGGTCAGGAGTGCGGGCGGCCGCCTCCCCGTGACCATCAGCGGCCCGGTGCGGGGCGGGCAGGTGGAGGTTTCGGCGGAGAACTCCAGCCAGTACGCGAGCGCGCTGATGTTCCTCGCGCCGCTTCTTCCGGAGGGACTGGACCTGAGGCTCACCGGGGAGATCAAGAGCCGCGCGCCGCTGCGGCAGACGCTGGCGACGCTCGCGGCCTTTGGCATTCAGGCGGCGGCCAGCCCGGACCTCACGCGCGTCACCATCCCCGGAGCGCAGGCGTACCGTGCAGGCCGCGTCCTGGTGCCGGGCGACTATCCGGGCAGCGCCGCCCTGCTTGTCGCCGCCGCCATCCGCCCCGGTGAGGTGACCGTCTCTAACCTTCGCCCGGACGACCTTCAGGGTGAGCGGGCGGCGCTGGAGGTGCTGCGGGAGATGGGTGCGGATCTCACGCGCGAGGGTGACCGGGTCACGGTGCGGGGGGGACGGCCCCTGCACGCGGTAACGCGCGACGGCGACGCCTTTACCGACGCCGTGCAGGCCCTCACTGCGGCCGCTGCCTCGGCTCGGGGAACGACCACCTGGGAAAACGTGGCGACGCTGCGCCTCAAGGAATGCGA is from Deinococcus sp. YIM 77859 and encodes:
- a CDS encoding saccharopine dehydrogenase family protein, with protein sequence MSKVMIIGAGGVGNVVAKKCAQNDSVFTEVLLASRTVSKCDKIVQEIREHFPQSKTKFTTAAVDADNVPELVELIRSFGPELVINVALPYQDLTIMDACLETGVHYLDTANYEPRDVAKFEYSWQWAYRERFEQAGLMALLGCGFDPGATNVFTAYHAKHYFSEIHYLDIVDCNNGSHGKAFATNFNPEINIREITANGRYWENGRWVETQPLEISQDIYYPNVATRKSFVLYHEELESLVKNFPTIKRARFWMTFGEQYIKHLSVLEAVGMTSIKPINFRGQQIAPIEFLKAVLPAPESLAEGYTGQTCIGVQAKGTGKNGEPNKVHFIYNVKDHAECYREVQAQAISYTTGVPAMIGAMLMLQKTWFRPGVYNVEEFDPDPFIQAMNEWGLPVDELSGIELVRD
- the aroA gene encoding 3-phosphoshikimate 1-carboxyvinyltransferase, with the protein product MTDGLPERFDVIVHPVSALWGEVRAQPSKNYTTRYLLAAALAEGETRVVGAATSEDARALLDCLRDWGAEVTRVGEDAVVRGFGARPRAGVTLNPGNAGAVARFLMGVAALTTDTTFVTDYADSLGKRPQGDLLEALERLGARVRSAGGRLPVTISGPVRGGQVEVSAENSSQYASALMFLAPLLPEGLDLRLTGEIKSRAPLRQTLATLAAFGIQAAASPDLTRVTIPGAQAYRAGRVLVPGDYPGSAALLVAAAIRPGEVTVSNLRPDDLQGERAALEVLREMGADLTREGDRVTVRGGRPLHAVTRDGDAFTDAVQALTAAAASARGTTTWENVATLRLKECDRISDTRRELLRLGLSAAETADSLSVTGAGHIAGGVSADGHGDHRMIMLLTLLGLRADAPIRIRGAHHIRKSYPLFFRHLEGLGARFEYVETSPDQLH